In Rosa chinensis cultivar Old Blush chromosome 1, RchiOBHm-V2, whole genome shotgun sequence, a genomic segment contains:
- the LOC112182255 gene encoding F-box protein At5g52880 isoform X1, with amino-acid sequence MSKQLERYQKLALKESLGSIHRYPLVCKELSLILRGAYRKVPKNLQSLIFQDTLTAFRLLPEMKTRSAVSAAHLLLQSVEATLPKQKKNLAVTEYKNAMIAHKRRAKARQEENVAHLPQDVLVHVFSFLDFQSLVSVGQVCWPWNFAASDNRLWQRQYATFFRDSYNDLNIKEQHTSRQAEDDSYTLFWRKAFKRAYKGNNSSKKLKSSRGYCRYCKTIVWLDNMKCFNDHIGLNPEIQKIDPVSPSQVVDYLLEDSISVKSSSESDSDSDSEAGSFSRLWAYRRPLSSTEDMPFP; translated from the exons ATGTCAAAACAATTGGAGAGATACCAAAAACTTGCGCTGAAAGAATCTTTAGGATCAATTCACAGATACCCTTTAGTCTGCAAAGAGCTCAGCTTAATTCTCAGAGGCGCTTACAGAAAAGTGCCCAAGAATCTCCAGTCTCTTATCTTCCAAGATACCCTCACCGCCTTTCGTCTCCTTCCTGA AATGAAGACGCGCAGTGCTGTCTCAGCAGCTCACCTCCTCCTCCAGAGCGTTGAGGCCACTTTGCCGAAGCAAAAGAAGAACTTGGCTGTTACAGAATATAAGAATGCAATGATTGCTCACAAGAGGCGCGCTAAAGCTCGCCAAGAAGAGAATG TTGCCCATCTGCCACAAGATGTTCTTGTACATGTATTCAGTTTCCTGGATTTTCAATCTTTAGTCTCTGTTGGGCAAGTCTGCTG GCCCTGGAATTTTGCAGCAAGTGATAACCGGCTGTGGCAGAGGCAATACGCTACGTTCTTTAGGGACTCTTACAATGACTTGAATATCAAGGAACAGCATACCAGTAGACAGGCTGAAGATGATAGTTATACGCTGTTTTGGAGAAAAGCCTTCAAAAGAGCATATAAAG GGAATAATTCatcaaagaaattaaaatcCAGTAGGGGATACTGTAGATACTGCAAGACAATTGTTTGGCTCGATAACATGAAATGTTTCAATGACCATATTGGACTAAATCCTGAAATTCAGAAAATTGACCCTGTATCACCTAGTCAG GTGGTTGACTATCTGTTGGAAGATTCTATATCAGTCAAATCTTCTTCAGAGAGTGATAGCGACAGTGATTCAGAAGCAGGGTCCTTTTCTAGGTTATGGGCCTATCGAAGACCCTTGTCCAGTACTGAAGATATGCCTTTCCCTTGA
- the LOC112182253 gene encoding LOW QUALITY PROTEIN: cell division control protein 48 homolog C (The sequence of the model RefSeq protein was modified relative to this genomic sequence to represent the inferred CDS: inserted 1 base in 1 codon) has protein sequence MEQKHILLSALSVGVGVGVGLGLSSGHAVSKWVNGNCSSDEVTAEQIEQELMRQVVDMRDSKVTFEEFPYYLRERTRMLLTSAAYVHLKHSDLSKHTRNLSPASRAILLSGPAELYHQMLAKALAHFFESKLLLLDVTDFSMKMQSKYGCTKKESFKRPISEVTLERMSGLFGSFSILPSSGETKGTLLRPSSAADLISRSSEGSTNRRTLKRNASSVSDISSISSKSASTNSAPLKRMSSWCFDERLFLQSLYKVLSSLSESGSIILYLRDVEKLFLQSGRLYNLFSKMLKKLSGSVLILGSRMLDAEDDCKEVDERLAALFTYNIEIXPPDDETHLVSWKAQLEEDMKRIQFQDNKNHIAEVLAANDLECDDLGSICHADTMVLSNYIEEIVVSAISYHLMQNKDPEYRNGKLVISSTSLSHGLSIFQEGKCGDKDSLKLETSNKETEGEKAVSAKTESKSETAEKSDTKNEAEKSGSAAKKESENPPPPKVEGPPDNEFEKRIRPEVIPPNEIGVSFADIGALDEIKESLQELVMLPLRRPDLFKGGLLKPCRGILLFGPPGTGKTMLAKAIASEAGASFINVSMSTITSKWFGEDEKNVRALFTLAAKVSPTIIFVDEVDSMLGQRTRVGEHEAMRKIKNEFMAHWDGLLTKSGERILVLAATNRPFDLDEAIIRRFERRVMVGLPSVENREMILKTLLAKEKVDDLDFKELATMTEGYSGSDLKNLCVTAAYRPVRELIQQERLKDKKKKKKAEEGKSTEDASDSKEEEEKEEHVITLRSLSMEDMRQAKNQVAASFAAEGSVMSELKQWNDLYGEGGSRKKEQLTYFL, from the exons ATGGAGCAGAAGCACATTCTGTTGTCTGCTTTGAGTGTCGGGGTTGGAGTTGGAGTGGGTTTGGGGTTGAGTTCCGGCCACGCAGTGAGTAAATGGGTGAACGGAAACTGCTCGTCCGATGAGGTGACGGCGGAGCAAATTGAGCAGGAGCTGATGAGGCAGGTTGTGGATATGAGAGACAGTAAGGTTACATTTGAGGAGTTTCCTTATTATCTAAG GGAAAGAACTCGGATGTTATTAACAAGTGCTGCATATGTACATCTGAAACACTCTGACTTATCTAAACACACCCGGAACCTTTCACCTGCAAGCAGAGCTATTTTGCTATCAGGACCTGCAG AACTTTATCATCAAATGCTCGCCAAGGCTTTAGCCCATTTCTTTGAATCGAAGTTGCTGTTGTTGGATGTTACGGACTTTTCAATGAAG ATGCAGAGTAAATATGGGTGTACCAAAAAAGAATCA TTTAAGAGGCCCATCTCAGAGGTAACATTGGAGCGGATGTCTGGATTGTTTGGATCCTTCTCAATCCTCCCTTCAAGTGGAGAGACTAAAG GCACCTTATTACGGCCAAGCAGTGCTGCAGATCTCATATCAAG GAGTTCTGAAGGATCAACTAACCGTAGGACACTTAAAAGAAATGCCTCTTCTGTATCTGATATCAGTAGCATCAGTTCCAAAAGTGCTTCCACAAATTCAG CTCCTCTCAAGCGAATGAGTAGCTGGTGTTTTGACGAGAGACTTTTTCTACAATCACTTTACAAG GTCTTATCTTCCCTATCAGAAAGTGGCTCGATCATTTTATACCTCAGGGATGTGGAGAAGCTTTTTCTCCAATCAGGACGGTTATACAATTTGTTCAGTAAAATGTTGAAGAAACTATCAGGATCCGTGTTAATACTTGGTTCCCGAATGTTAGATGCTGAAGATGATTGCAAAGAAGTAGATGAGAGGCTTGCTGCTTTGTTCACATACAATATTGAGA ACCCCCCTGACGATGAGACTCATCTTGTCAGCTGGAAAGCCCAACTGGAAGAGGACATGAAGAGGATCCAGTTTCAAGATAATAAAAACCACATAGCTGAGGTACTTGCGGCAAATGATCTTGAATGTGATGATCTTGGTTCAATCTGCCATGCAGACACAATGGTTCTCAGCAATTACATAGAAGAAATCGTAGTTTCAGCGATATCTTATCATTTGATGCAAAACAAAGATCCAGAGTATCGTAATGGAAAGCTTGTTATATCATCAACGAG TTTGTCCCATGGGCTGAGTATATTCCAGGAGGGAAAATGTGGCGACAAAGATTCTCTGAAACTGGAGACGTCCAACAAG GAAACTGAGGGTGAAAAGGCTGTCAGTGCAAAGACTGAATCGAAGTCTGAAACAGCGGAGAAATCTGACACCAAAAATGAAGCAGAGAAATCTGGTTCTGCAGCAAAGAAGGAAAGCGAGAATCCACCTCCACCAAAAGTT GAAGGTCCTCCAGACAATGAATTTGAGAAGCGGATAAGGCCAGAGGTTATCCCTCCAAATGAGATTGGAGTGTCCTTTGCAGATATTGGTGCATTGGATGAGATTAAAGAATCACTTCAGGAGTTAGTCATGCTCCCTCTTCGAAGACCAGACCTTTTCAAAGGAGGGCTCCTTAAGCCTTGTAGAGGCATACTGCTTTTTGGCCCTCCTGGTACTGGAAAAACAATGCTCGCGAAGGCCATCGCAAGTGAAGCGGGAGCAAGTTTCATCAACGTCTCCATGTCAACAATCACTTCAAAATGGTTTGGAGAAGACGAAAAGAATGTTCGAGCTCTCTTCACACTAGCAGCAAAGGTCTCGCCAACTATTATCTTTGTCGACGAGGTTGACAGCATGCTTGGGCAGAGAACTAGAGTTGGGGAGCATGAGGCGATGAGGAAGATTAAAAATGAGTTTATGGCCCACTGGGATGGACTCTTGACAAAGTCCGGAGAGCGTATACTTGTTCTCGCTGCAACCAACAGGCCATTTGATCTTGATGAAGCAATCATTAGGCGTTTTGAGCGCAG AGTCATGGTTGGCCTTCCCTCTGTTGAGAACAGGGAAATGATCTTGAAAACTCTTCTTGCAAAAGAAAAGGTCGACGATTTAGACTTCAAGGAGCTCGCAACCATGACAGAAGGATATAGTGGAAGTGATCTTAAG AACTTATGTGTGACAGCAGCTTATCGACCTGTAAGGGAGCTTATACAACAGGAAAGATTGAAGGATAAG aagaaaaagaagaaagccgAAGAAGGCAAAAGCACAGAAGATGCTTCAGActcgaaagaagaagaagagaaagaggagcACGTAATTACTCTAAGGTCATTAAGCATGGAAGATATGAGGCAAGCAAAGAATCAG GTTGCTGCAAGTTTCGCTGCAGAGGGATCAGTAATGAGTGAGCTGAAACAATGGAATGACTTGTATGGAGAAGGCGGCTCAAGGAAGAAGGAACAATTGACTTATTTCCTCTAA